One genomic region from Cetobacterium sp. 8H encodes:
- a CDS encoding leucyl aminopeptidase: MFKVISKIEQAYDLNVVMYFENQIKICEHISDVNKKLIEKLIAKKEFTAKKGEVLKVEFLEGEYLISMLFLGMGKEEDFNDNIYREVIFENLSKEKGSVLLSSDSAKLSNYKILAEIVGNVNYNFDDFKIKKEVEKILEVHLFFTEQVEDFNESIILANSTDIARKLVDLPANIINPESLSKRSIELGKEYGFEVEVIDEKGAEELGMNLLLAVGRASITKSKLIIMRYMGNSSSEEIIGLVGKGLTYDTGGLCIKSPDSMFDMKTDMAGAASVIGAMCAISKNKLKKNVIAVIPACENAIDGNAYRPGDIIKSMNGKSVEIINTDAEGRLVLADAITYIVRNEKVTEIIDLATLTGAIMVALGTIATGVFSTCDERYNCLEKASSEHGEKVWRMPLFDEYEELLKSTVADVKHTGGRMGGSITAAKFLQGFTEGLPWIHMDIAGTSYDSGVKWNKKGATGVGVKSLYTYIKNR, translated from the coding sequence ATGTTTAAAGTTATTAGTAAAATAGAGCAAGCATATGATCTTAATGTGGTTATGTATTTCGAAAATCAAATAAAAATTTGTGAGCATATATCAGATGTTAATAAAAAACTGATAGAAAAATTAATAGCTAAAAAAGAGTTTACTGCAAAAAAAGGTGAGGTTTTAAAAGTAGAATTTTTAGAAGGTGAATACCTAATTTCAATGTTGTTTTTAGGGATGGGAAAAGAAGAAGATTTTAATGATAATATATATAGGGAAGTAATTTTTGAAAATCTTTCAAAAGAGAAGGGTTCGGTATTACTATCATCAGATAGTGCTAAACTTTCAAATTATAAAATTTTAGCAGAGATAGTTGGAAATGTAAATTATAATTTTGATGATTTCAAAATAAAAAAAGAGGTAGAAAAAATACTAGAAGTACATCTTTTTTTTACTGAACAGGTTGAAGATTTTAATGAAAGCATAATTTTAGCAAATTCAACGGATATAGCTAGAAAATTGGTAGATCTACCAGCTAATATAATTAATCCAGAGAGTTTATCTAAAAGAAGTATTGAATTGGGAAAAGAATATGGTTTTGAAGTTGAAGTTATTGATGAAAAGGGTGCTGAAGAGTTAGGAATGAATTTACTTTTAGCAGTTGGAAGAGCATCAATAACAAAATCAAAATTAATAATTATGAGATATATGGGAAATAGTTCTTCAGAAGAAATAATAGGTCTTGTTGGAAAAGGGCTAACTTATGACACAGGTGGGCTTTGTATTAAGTCTCCAGATTCAATGTTTGATATGAAAACAGATATGGCAGGTGCAGCTTCAGTAATAGGTGCTATGTGTGCTATTTCAAAGAATAAATTAAAAAAGAATGTAATAGCTGTTATTCCAGCATGTGAAAATGCAATAGATGGAAATGCATATAGACCAGGAGATATAATAAAATCTATGAATGGGAAAAGTGTTGAAATCATAAATACAGATGCAGAAGGAAGATTGGTTTTAGCGGATGCAATAACGTACATTGTGAGAAATGAGAAGGTTACTGAGATAATTGACTTAGCAACATTAACAGGAGCTATTATGGTAGCATTAGGAACAATAGCGACAGGAGTATTTTCAACTTGTGATGAAAGATATAATTGTTTAGAAAAAGCTAGTTCAGAGCATGGAGAGAAAGTTTGGAGAATGCCTCTATTTGATGAGTATGAAGAGCTTTTAAAATCGACTGTAGCAGATGTAAAACACACAGGTGGAAGAATGGGTGGATCAATAACGGCAGCGAAATTTTTACAAGGATTCACAGAAGGATTACCATGGATACATATGGATATAGCAGGGACATCTTATGACTCAGGAGTAAAATGGAACAAAAAGGGAGCTACTGGAGTTGGAGTGAAATCATTATACACATATATAAAAAATAGATAA
- a CDS encoding DUF2156 domain-containing protein, with product MDWKKLELEDREIIQNYLDGKFETSDLNFGNIFLWSISENMEYKVKKNILYIRGNYEGNNYYFSPVSKEDKKEDIIKAVKEIKDENKEIVFIPEKYAEFLKEEFELVEKRDSFDYIYLQEDLAELKGRKFSSKKNKINKFVRSYDYTYEKISKENIEEVRAFQNEWIKNRMQDRIIISENMGIQSLLDNYEMLNLRGGIIKVKGKIVAYAFGEKLTSDVGVIHIEKGDSEYQGSYQMINKYVAKEEFFDVKYINREDDFGSEGLREAKLSYQPIKLLKKYNI from the coding sequence ATGGACTGGAAAAAATTAGAACTAGAAGATAGAGAAATTATTCAAAATTATTTAGATGGGAAATTCGAAACATCAGATTTAAATTTTGGGAATATTTTTTTATGGAGTATTAGCGAAAATATGGAGTATAAAGTGAAAAAGAATATACTTTATATAAGAGGAAATTATGAAGGAAACAACTATTATTTTTCTCCTGTGTCTAAAGAGGATAAAAAAGAAGATATAATAAAAGCTGTTAAAGAGATAAAAGATGAAAATAAGGAAATTGTTTTTATTCCTGAAAAGTATGCTGAATTTTTAAAAGAAGAATTTGAACTGGTTGAAAAAAGAGATTCTTTTGATTATATATACTTGCAAGAAGATTTAGCAGAGTTAAAAGGAAGAAAGTTTTCTTCTAAAAAAAATAAAATTAATAAATTTGTAAGAAGTTATGATTACACATATGAAAAAATTTCTAAAGAGAATATTGAAGAGGTTAGAGCTTTTCAAAATGAATGGATAAAAAATAGAATGCAAGACAGAATAATAATATCAGAGAATATGGGGATTCAATCTCTTTTAGATAACTATGAAATGCTAAACTTAAGAGGTGGAATAATAAAAGTTAAAGGTAAAATTGTAGCCTATGCTTTTGGAGAAAAACTTACTTCAGATGTAGGGGTTATACATATAGAAAAAGGTGATAGTGAGTATCAAGGAAGCTATCAAATGATAAACAAGTATGTAGCAAAAGAGGAATTCTTTGATGTAAAATATATAAATAGAGAAGATGATTTTGGAAGTGAAGGTTTAAGAGAAGCAAAACTATCTTATCAACCAATAAAACTATTAAAAAAATACAATATCTAG
- a CDS encoding GNAT family N-acetyltransferase: protein MEEKHQLKNLWKELFNDDLEYINWYFENIYRENTTRILKEEEILGMIFENKYDILVDQSEFRSRYLVGVGVAPHRRGEGIMQKLLLESLEDSKRKKEEFVYLTPIDSEIYKKFGFGYISSISEYKLEFEKLKEFKKSYKIQNISKENYSVEILDEIADFYKNITKNYFIKVKRDKDVYNQIFSELFCEDGMVYISRNKNNEINGYMFILKSEDILIKEILFQNKEVLSSLFSIVYGYKNYYTKVKVICAEDSYLEDYFKSDKGVIKTIKNKIQARIISPELALMRISEKLEDDEVLNIYIFDDVINDNEGGYQINKNSIKKIDQKCDLEITISNLVTLTYGFRDVTCAIKSGCLKINNRNIYKILDKIFVKKINYFNQDF, encoded by the coding sequence ATGGAAGAAAAACATCAGTTAAAAAATTTATGGAAAGAGTTATTTAATGATGATTTAGAATATATAAACTGGTATTTTGAAAATATATATCGTGAAAATACAACAAGAATTTTAAAAGAAGAAGAAATTTTAGGAATGATATTTGAAAATAAATACGATATATTAGTTGATCAAAGTGAATTTAGAAGTAGATATCTTGTGGGTGTTGGAGTTGCTCCTCATAGAAGAGGAGAGGGAATTATGCAAAAATTACTTCTGGAGTCATTAGAAGATTCTAAAAGAAAGAAAGAAGAATTTGTTTATTTAACACCTATAGATAGTGAAATTTATAAGAAATTTGGATTTGGTTATATTTCATCAATTTCTGAGTATAAACTGGAATTTGAAAAATTAAAAGAGTTTAAAAAAAGTTATAAGATTCAAAATATTTCAAAAGAGAATTATTCTGTAGAAATATTAGATGAAATTGCAGATTTTTATAAAAATATAACTAAAAATTATTTTATTAAGGTGAAAAGAGATAAAGATGTGTATAATCAAATATTTTCTGAGCTATTTTGTGAGGATGGTATGGTATATATATCTAGAAATAAGAACAATGAAATAAATGGGTATATGTTTATTTTGAAGAGTGAAGATATTCTTATAAAAGAGATTTTATTTCAAAATAAAGAAGTTTTAAGTAGCTTATTTTCGATAGTATATGGCTATAAAAATTATTATACAAAAGTAAAGGTAATATGTGCAGAAGATAGCTATTTAGAAGATTATTTTAAAAGTGATAAAGGAGTCATAAAAACTATAAAGAATAAGATTCAAGCAAGAATTATAAGTCCAGAATTAGCTTTAATGAGAATATCTGAAAAACTTGAAGATGATGAAGTTTTAAATATATATATATTTGATGATGTAATAAATGATAATGAAGGTGGCTATCAGATCAACAAAAATTCAATAAAAAAAATAGATCAAAAATGTGATTTAGAAATAACTATATCAAACTTAGTAACTTTGACTTACGGATTTAGAGATGTTACTTGTGCAATAAAAAGTGGCTGTTTAAAAATTAATAACAGAAATATTTATAAAATTTTAGACAAAATTTTTGTGAAAAAAATCAATTATTTTAATCAAGATTTTTAA